One genomic segment of Bombus vancouverensis nearcticus chromosome 11, iyBomVanc1_principal, whole genome shotgun sequence includes these proteins:
- the LOC117154888 gene encoding LOW QUALITY PROTEIN: uncharacterized protein LOC117154888 (The sequence of the model RefSeq protein was modified relative to this genomic sequence to represent the inferred CDS: substituted 1 base at 1 genomic stop codon): MSERSARRSSRRIVEHEKWMNCYFRKLASLYRKSPCLWKKDTRGYLDSEYRHRAYSRIHRAMELPGVTFVEIVLKIREMRRLYVNELKRLLGAKSYGHCYEISLPWFYNLHQFLYPYLDYDEAVELHVKCHEFTICGLHSTASSDDTCDTDSDQLETFSMTVTRCLRKLDKPYALKAQAEIQQILENMLIKSKVIKSSAIETGSNXKLSRFTEQFPEKDSFTRIVLRFVIKRIPRSKARSSTERIEEIQLSIATSLRSCIAARGWYRSDFGRPQRYD, encoded by the exons ATGAGCGAGCGTTCGGCGAGAAGATCATCACGGAGGATCGTCGAACACGAGAAATGGATGAATTGCTATTTCCGAAAGCTGGCGTCGCTTTACAGAAAGTCACCGTGCCTGTGGAAGAAAGACACGCGGGGTTATTTGGACAGCGAGTACAGACATCGTGCTTATAGTCGCATTCATCGAGCCATGGAGTTGCCGGGGGTGACTTTCGTCGAGATAGTCTTGAAGATTCGCGAGATGCGCCGCCTCTACGTGAACGAACTAAAAAGGTTGCTGGGGGCCAAGTCGTACGGCCATTGTTACGAGATCTCGCTACCATGGTTCTACAATTTGCATCAATTTCTCTACCCGTACCTGGATTACGACGAGGCAGTCGAGTTGCAT GTAAAGTGTCACGAATTTACAATCTGCGGATTACATAGCACAGCATCGAGTGACGATACTTGCGACACTGACTCGGATCAGTTGGAAACTTTCTCGATGACTGTGACACGTTGTCTCAGGAAGTTGGATAAACCGTATGCGCTTAAAGCGCAAGCAGAAATTCAACAAATCTTGGAGAATATGCTGATAAAATCAAAGGTAATCAAATCATCGGCTATAGAAACTGGAAGTAATTAAAAACTCTCTCGTTTTACAGAACAATTCCCCGAAAAGGACTCGTTTACGCGAATCGTCCTACGATTTGTGATAAAACGTATTCCAAGATCCAAAGCAAG ATCCAGCACGGAACGTATTGAAGAAATCCAACTTTCGATCGCCACCTCCCTCCGTTCATGCATAGCAG CGCGCGGATGGTATCGATCCGACTTTGGTAGACCGCAGCGTTATGATTAG